In Plasmodium gaboni strain SY75 chromosome 11, whole genome shotgun sequence, the following proteins share a genomic window:
- a CDS encoding hypothetical protein (conserved Plasmodium protein, unknown function), with translation MGNSFSCHDEKKRRGLILLPENYVRYNLNDDNYKKYEEKTLKKNIEKENILNNDLSTKNNKTINEKEHNQLSEALINDLIKENELYIKKYKDDLINLNKESLMIPQIKNECLYDEDKIYNCLKNMNESTSGFLNSYSRCYGYLRKYESCVQKIKI, from the exons atggGTAATTCATTTTCATGTCATGACGAAAAAAAGAGAAGAGGTTTAATTTTGCTACCTGAGAATTATGTTCGTTACAATTTAAATGAcgataattataaaaaatatgaagaaaagacacttaaaaaaaatatagaaaaagaaaatatattaaataatgatctatctacaaaaaataataaaaccATAAATG aAAAAGAACATAATCAGTTAAGTGAAGCTTTGATAAatgatttaataaaagaaaacgaactttatataaaaaaatataaagacGATTTAATTAATCTTAATAAAGAATCCCTTATGATTCcacaaataaaaaatgaatgtttatatgatgaagataaaatatataattgtcTTAAAAACATGAATGAATCTACATCTGGatttttaaattcatatTCGAGGTGTTATGGATATTTGAGGAAATATGAAAGTTGTGttcaaaaaattaaaatataa
- a CDS encoding pterin-4a-carbinolamine dehydratase, translating to MKLFDKTKINCLIPSWDYKVKPNCYNYIERKVKFPTFNEACIFLNKLFEENKKLNHHCKYISDYNKIKIKTYTHTSKGVTEKDIQLAKIIDDILRCHNHQIIQKNQK from the exons atgaaattatttgataaaacaaaaattaattGTTTAATTCCATCATGGGATTATAAAGTAAAACCGAATTGTTATAATTACATAGAAAGAAAAGTAAAATTCCCAACATTTAATGAG GCTTGCATCTTCctaaataaattatttgaagaaaataaaaaactAAATCATCattgtaaatatattagtgactataataaaattaaaataaaaacatacACACACACATCGAAAGGTGTTACAGAAAAGGATATACAACTAGCTAAAATTATTGATGACATATTAAGATGTCATAATCATCAAATCATTcaaaaaaatcaaaaatga
- a CDS encoding heat shock protein DnaJ Pfj2: protein MNVTNVVKRRKKLSYFHSLLLLIFSFFLSCARCMDYYKRLGVKRNATKEDISKAYRQLAKEYHPDIAPDKEKDFIEIANAYETLSDPEKRKMYDMYGEDYAQGGMGAGGPGGGEHAHGFHFDQDVVNEIFKQFAGGAAGGGGGRGGNFHFKFTSGGPSFNHFEDEYEDLYKNEVLKISSKNLESVLNDISFSLVINFYSPTCSHCISFKKKYLKLRKKFDGYITFAVVNCQEENILCRKYNVRSLPHLVLVKSDRSYETFYGNRNDENLTYFIKNNIPSAFIECSNQKKLDTFLTQNIEIPKVLFFISQNDNIVMLKALSMEFKKRINMGIIYNSNYSVMKLFKKKNIKTPSLLLVDDIDSLSGDLTQLKNFDFNILSLKLSHIVAQNRLKNNLYGHITTYQELTKKKYESGQCHEKDSQICFFILKLLKKNYKSFDEDIKKVATKFSSDPLKILYINIYQQPYILDSFGLSNDSKYSNGLILVAFRPKRQKFKVYDGDVNVENVQKFVDNVVSGGVSINQNIKRSLKFVHVEHYDDEL from the coding sequence ATGAATGTTACAAATGTAGTAAAAAGACGAAAGAAGTTATCTTATTTTCATTCACTTCTTCTGctaatattttctttttttctatcATGTGCTAGATGTATggattattataaaagaCTGGGCGTTAAAAGAAACGCCACAAAAGAAGATATTTCAAAAGCTTATAGGCAGCTAGCTAAAGAATACCATCCAGATATTGCGCCagataaagaaaaagattTTATAGAAATTGCAAACGCATATGAAACTTTATCAGATCCAgagaaaagaaaaatgtaTGATATGTATGGAGAAGATTATGCTCAAGGTGGTATGGGTGCTGGAGGTCCAGGTGGAGGAGAGCATGCTCATGGTTTTCATTTTGATCAAGATGTAgtaaatgaaatatttaaacAGTTTGCAGGTGGTGCTGCTGGTGGTGGTGGTGGCAGAGGTGGtaattttcattttaaatTTACATCAGGTGGACCTAGTTTTAATCATTTTGAAGATGAATATGAAgatttatataagaatgaagttttaaaaataagTTCAAAGAATTTAGAATCAgtattaaatgatatatcGTTTTCTTTAgtaataaatttttattcaCCTACTTGTTCTCATTGTATATCTTTTaagaagaaatatttaaaattacGTAAAAAATTTGATGGATATATAACATTTGCAGTGGTTAATTGTcaagaagaaaatatattatgtagaaaatataatgttaGATCCCTTCCACATTTAGTTTTAGTTAAGTCTGATAGATCATATGAAACATTTTATGGTAATAGAAATGATGAGAATTTAacttattttataaaaaataatattccATCTGCATTTATAGAATGTAGTAATCAAAAAAAGTTAGATACTTTTTTAACTCAAAATATAGAAATTCCTAAGGtgcttttttttatatctcAGAATGATAATATAGTAATGTTAAAAGCATTATCAATggaatttaaaaaaagaattaatatgggaataatatataatagcAATTATAGTGTaatgaaattatttaagaaaaagaatataaaaacacCATCGTTATTACTTGTAGATGATATAGATAGTTTATCAGGTGATTTAACTCAATTAAAAAACTTCGATTTCAATATTTTGTCATTAAAATTAAGTCATATAGTTGCACAAAATagattaaaaaataatttatatggACATATAACAACATATCAAGaattaacaaaaaaaaaatatgaatcTGGACAATGTCATGAAAAAGATTCACAAAtctgtttttttattttaaaattattaaaaaaaaattataaatcCTTTGATGAGGATATTAAAAAGGTAGCAACCAAATTTTCAAGTGACCcattaaaaattttatatataaatatatatcaacaaccatatatattagattCTTTTGGATTATCTAATGATTCCAAATATTCGAATGGTCTAATTCTGGTTGCCTTTAGACCTAAGAGACAAAAATTTAAAGTATATGATGGTGATGTTAATGTGGAAAATGTCCAAAAATTTGTTGACAATGTGGTTAGTGGGGGGGTATCaataaatcaaaatataaagagAAGTCTAAAGTTTGTGCACGTGGAACATTATGATGACGAATTGTGA
- a CDS encoding casein kinase 2, alpha subunit, with product MSVSSINKKIYIPKFYADVNIHKPKEYYDYDNLELQWNKPNRYEIMKKIGRGKYSEVFNGYDTECNRPCAIKVLKPVKKKKIKREIKILQNLNGGPNIIKLLDIVKDPVTKTPSLIFEYINNIDFKTLYPKFTDKDIRYYIYQILKALDYCHSQGIMHRDVKPHNIMIDHENKQIRLIDWGLAEFYHPGQEYNVRVASRYYKGPELLIDLQLYDYSLDIWSLGCMLAGMIFKKEPFFCGHDNYDQLVKIAKVLGTEDLHAYLKKYNIKLKPHYLNILGEYERKPWSHFLTQSNIDIAKDEVIDLIDKMLIYDHAKRIAPKEAMEHPYFREVREES from the coding sequence ATGTCAGTTAGCtcaattaataaaaaaatttatatacCAAAATTTTATGCTGATGTCAATATTCATAAGCCTAAAGAATACTATGATTATGATAATCTAGAACTACAATGGAATAAACCGAATCGTTATGaaattatgaaaaagatTGGGAGGGGGAAATATAGTGAAGTGTTTAATGGATATGATACAGAATGTAATAGACCTTGTGCTATTAAAGTATTAAAACCcgttaaaaaaaagaaaataaaaagagaaataaaaatattacaaaattTGAATGGTGGTCctaatataataaaactATTAGATATAGTTAAAGATCCTGTTACTAAAACACCATCTTtaatatttgaatatattaataatatagattttaaaacattataTCCTAAATTTACAGATAAAGACATTCGTTATTATATCTATCAAATTTTAAAAGCATTGGATTATTGTCATAGCCAAGGTATTATGCATAGAGATGTGAAACcacataatattatgattgatcatgaaaataaacaaattaGATTAATTGATTGGGGTCTAGCTGAATTTTATCATCCTGGTCAAGAATATAATGTTAGAGTTGCTAGTAGATATTATAAAGGTCCTGAACTTCTTATCGATTTACAACTTTATGATTACTCATTAGATATATGGAGTCTTGGTTGTATGCTTGCTGGTATgatttttaaaaaagaacCTTTCTTTTGTGGTCATGATAATTATGATCAATTAGTTAAAATAGCTAAAGTTCTAGGAACAGAAGATCTACACGCATatctaaaaaaatataatatcaaaCTTAAACCACATTATCTTAATATTTTAGGAGAATATGAAAGAAAACCATGGTCCCATTTCTTGACACAATCAAATATTGATATAGCCAAAGATGAAGTCATTGACTTAATCGATAAAATGTTGATATATGATCACGCAAAAAGAATCGCACCAAAGGAAGCCATGGAGCATCCTTACTTTAGAGAAGTCCGTGAGgaatcataa
- a CDS encoding putative succinyl-CoA synthetase alpha subunit, which yields MKYSNMKKLCFPLKARYFSATSKVFIDKNTTVICQGITGKQGTFHTTEALKYGTKMVGGVNPKKKGTTWTSYDNKYTLPVFGTILEAKEKTNCYASVLYVPPEHAKNAMIESIEAEIPLIVCITEGICQHDMLEVKSCLKMSKNTTLIGPNCPGIIKPGECKIGIMPSHIHKKGCVGIVSRSGTLTYEGVNQTTKVGLGQSTCIGIGGDPFHGTNFIDCIKLFLEDEQTKCILLIGEIGGDSEEQVAQWLIQNNVDNGKRKKKPVFAFIAGKCAPPGKRMGHAGALISGGKGTADGKIEALQNAGVHVILNPTKMGEDIYAVMXXXXXXXXXXFFKYIFSLMT from the exons atgaaatattcTAATATGAAAAAGTTATGTTTTCCCTTGAAG GCAAGATATTTCTCAGCAACCAGTAAAGTGTTCATAGATAAAAACACAACAGTAATATGCCAAGGGATTACGGGCAAACAG GGCACTTTTCATACAACCGAAGCCTTAAAATATGGAACAAAAATGGTAGGTGGAGTAAACCCCAAAAAAAAGGGTACAACATGGACAAgttatgataataaatataccTTACCCGTTTTTGGTACAATTCTTGAAGCGAAAGAAAAGACGAATTGTTATGCATCCGTTTTGTATGTGCCACCCGAGCATGCAAAGAATGCAATGATTGAATCGATTGAAGCTGAAATTCCATTAATTGTATGTATAACTGAAGGAATATGCCAACATGATATGCTTGAAGTGAAATCTTGTTTAAAAATGTCAAAGAATACAACCTTGATTGGTCCCAATTGTCCTGGAATCATAAAACCTGGTGAATGTAAAATTGGCATAATGCCATCAcatattcataaaaaagGTTGTGTTGGAATAGTAAGTCGAAGTGGTACCTTAACATATGAAGGAGTTAATCAGACAACTAAAGTTGGTTTAGGTCAATCAACATGTATAGGTATAGGTGGGGATCCATTTCATGGTACGAATTTTATAGATTgtattaaattatttttagaAGATGAACAAAcaaaatgtatattattaattgGAGAAATTGGTGGAGATTCAGAAGAGCAAGTAGCTCAGTGGttaatacaaaataatgtagataatggaaaaagaaaaaaaaaacctGTTTTTGCATTTATAGCTGGAAAATGTGCACCACCAGGAAAAAGGATGGGACATGCTGGTGCTTTAATAAGTGGTGGAAAAGGAACAGCAGATGGAAAAATAGAAGCCTTACAAAATGCAGGTGTTCATGTTATATTAAATCCCACAAAGATGGGTGAAGATATATATGCAGTCATGNNNNNNNNNNNNNNNNNNNNNNNNNNNNNNttttttaaatacatattCTCTCTTATGACTTAA
- a CDS encoding D-tyrosyl-tRNA(Tyr) deacylase, whose amino-acid sequence MRAVIQRVKGAILSVRKENVGENEKELEIFSEIKNGLICFLGIHKNDTWEDALYIIRKCLNLRLWNNDNKTWDRSVKDLNYELLIVSQFTLFGNTKKGNKPDFHLAKEPNEALIFYNKIIDEFKKQYNHDKIKIGKFGNYMNIDVTNDGPVTIYIDSHDINLNK is encoded by the coding sequence ATGCGTGCTGTAATACAAAGAGTTAAAGGAGCTATATTAAGTGtaagaaaagaaaatgtaggagaaaatgaaaaagaattaGAAATTTTTAGCGAAATAAAGAATGGattaatatgttttttaggtattcataaaaatgataCATGGGAAGATgctttatatataattagAAAATGCTTAAACTTACGTCTATGGAATAATGATAACAAAACATGGGATAGAAGTGTTAAAGATTTAAATTATGAACTTTTAATTGTCTCACAATTTACTTTATTTGgaaatacaaaaaaaggaaataaaCCAGATTTCCATTTAGCAAAAGAACCAAATGAAGCtctaattttttataataaaattatagaCGAATTTAAAAAGCAATATAATCatgataaaattaaaatagGAAAATTTGgaaattatatgaatatcGATGTAACAAATGATGGTCCTgtaactatatatattgatagTCATGATATAAACctaaataaataa
- a CDS encoding hypothetical protein (conserved Plasmodium protein, unknown function), which translates to MDNNINIDDDFNIDVDYIKKLSEKYKHVDHPLFMDELPKNLEENEDLEALYKIITSEDNPLILAQDYKEVGNDYFKDGIKYFEDAVISYTKGIDILNNYLKSVDIQNKKNNNNNNNHNNNNHNNNHNGDVICTYPCNSNNNNNKTNGDVHKQNGEQINDVESNDNIKNKHLVKNDKNKNIKIDINEVKNLLSDLYCNRAIIHYKKKRYIKCLDDCKNSFSFNNKKYKSLYFSILSSNNMEMYHDACKHINKFDELLKNIEGIESYINIQEYEKLKKDIFKKYEDYLRRKKKAQDERKKIEEQEKNKINQIQDILKKRNIQTLSNVYDNNNNIIPVLYLDDNMYIHFTVFLIYYEFNIIETILDFAESQCIMDYYDIIKKRPDNQILYCYIEFPDEIFYMINNYFYMCDIMNKIKLFTHILAIHIIENDVANMNFKINKNITYL; encoded by the coding sequence atggATAATAACATCAATATTGATGACGATTTCAATATAGATGTAGATTACATAAAGAAACTATCGGAGAAATACAAACATGTGGATCATCCCCTTTTTATGGATGAGCTTCCAAAAAATTTAGAAGAAAATGAGGACTTAGAAgctttatataaaattataacaaGTGAAGATAATCCATTGATCTTAGCTCAGGATTATAAAGAAGTGGGCAATGATTATTTCAAGGATGGTATCAAATATTTTGAAGACGCTGTTATAAGTTATACTAAAGGaattgatatattaaataattatctCAAATCAGTagatatacaaaataagaaaaataataataataataataatcataataataataatcataataataatcataatgGTGATGTTATATGTACATACCCTTGTAATAGtaacaataataacaataaaacAAACGGTGATGTTCATAAACAGAACGGAGAACAGATCAATGACGTTGAAtcaaatgataatattaaaaataagCATCTTGTTAAgaatgataaaaataaaaatattaagaTAGATATTAATGAAGTAAAAAATTTACTTTCTGATTTATATTGTAATAGAGCTATCAtacattataaaaaaaaaagatacATAAAATGTTTAGATGATTGTAAGAATTCATTTTCctttaataataaaaaatataaaagtcTTTATTTTAGCATCTTATCCTCTAATAATATGGAAATGTATCATGATGCATGTAAACATATAAACAAATTTGATGAACtgttaaaaaatattgaagGCATAGAATCTTACATAAACATACAGGAgtatgaaaaattaaaaaaagatatatttaaaaagtaTGAAGATTATttaagaagaaaaaaaaaagcacaagatgaaagaaaaaaaattgaagaacaagaaaaaaataaaattaatcAAATTCAAGATATTCtcaaaaaaagaaatatacAAACTTTGTCAAATGTGTATgataacaataataatattataccAGTATTGTATCTAGATgataatatgtatatacattttacagtatttttaatttattatgaatttaatattatagaaACTATATTAGACTTTGCTGAAAGTCAATGTATCATGgattattatgatattataaagaaaagaCCAGATAAccaaatattatattgcTATATTGAATTTCCAgatgaaatattttatatgataaataattatttctaCATGTGTGatataatgaataaaataaaattgttTACTCATATACTTGCAATACATATTATTGAAAATGATGTAGCAAATATGAATTTTaagataaataaaaatataacatatttgTAA
- a CDS encoding endoplasmic reticulum-resident calcium binding protein has translation MMKINLYKLLCCICVIILLDKNVVRSGDNMKYNDMKGLDDLSKLNDDQVKDILGLKIDGAKERIEKLFHLIDKNNDKEITEDELTTWSNFLKNEIFLKQVQAEMGQIDSDKDGFISLNELNDAFAQNLDPKEVEKHSEGLLKRFQIVDKDKDGKLSINEVGLLIDPMKDEELKELEINEILEHHDVNKDGKISLDEFKQTRSDESSGVKKDDEMALDDFNFFDTNKDGFIDKAEIIKVYFDPAHESGAINVNEIKENIFEGKKITYDLWNEKALKIAVTSITDYGDVIRYPEDFKLDIGTNVTLPTARSRAFDDDDVDADNSEDDKDENDEASQQKSPAIDEL, from the coding sequence atgatgaaaataaatttgtACAAGTTGTTATGCTGCATATgtgtaataatattgttaGATAAAAATGTGGTAAGGTCAGGTGATAACatgaaatataatgatatgaAAGGATTAGATGATCTAAGTAAGTTAAATGATGATCAGGTGAAAGATATTTTAGGATTAAAAATAGATGGAGCAAAAGAAAGAATAGAGaaattatttcatttaataGATAAGAATAATGATAAGGAAATAACAGAAGATGAATTAACTACATGGTCaaactttttaaaaaatgaaatatttttaaaacaaGTTCAAGCAGAAATGGGACAAATAGATTCTGACAAAGATGGTTTTATATCTTTGAATGAATTAAATGATGCCTTTGCACAAAATTTAGATCCTAAAGAAGTTGAAAAACATTCAGAAGGATTATTAAAAAGATTTCAAATTGTTGATAAAGATAAAGATGGTAAACTTAGTATCAACGAAGTAGGATTATTAATTGATCCAATGAAAGATGaagaattaaaagaattagaaataaatgaaattCTTGAACATCATGATGTTAATAAGGATGGAAAAATATCATTAGATGAATTTAAACAAACAAGATCTGATGAAAGTTCAGGAGTTAAAAAAGATGATGAAATGGCACTTGATGATTTTAATTTCTTTGATACTAATAAAGATGGTTTTATAGATAAAGCAGAAATTATTAAAGTCTATTTTGATCCTGCACATGAAAGTGGAGCAATCAATGTTAATGAAATcaaagaaaatatatttgaaggaaaaaaaattacatatgATTTATGGAATGAAAAGGCACTCAAAATAGCTGTAACATCAATAACTGATTATGGTGATGTTATAAGATACCCAGAAGATTTTAAATTAGATATTGGAACAAATGTTACCTTACCAACTGCTCGTAGTAGAGCTTttgatgatgatgatgtTGATGCTGACAATTCAGAAGATGATAAGGATGAAAATGACGAAGCATCTCAACAAAAATCTCCAGCAATTGACgaattataa